The Gottschalkia purinilytica region CCTATAATCTATACTAATTTTAACATTACCTGACAATGTAAAATTAATTGCATTTAAAATTTTAAGGACTATTGAAACTCCTACTGTTCCAAATATTAATCCAAATGGTATTGATATTAATCCAATAACTAAAGACTCACCTAGTACTATTCTTTTAATCTGATGTGGTGAAGTCCCTATTGAACGTAATATTCCAAATTGCTTTACTCTTTCTACAACGGAAATATGAAATGAGTTATATATTATTGCTACCGTTGCTAAAAATATTAATGAAGCTAAAAATATTCCTATACCAATTAAGGAGTTATCAAATTTAGCATTTCCCGACTCTCCCATTCTTTTAAGTAAAGGCTCATTATCAGTTACTCTTTTATCATCTATTTTAAAGTCTTGTAGTATATCTGTTTTACTCTCTTGTATGGGTAGCTTGTCTTTAACTCTAATAAAAGCCTTATCTTTAACATTATTACCTTTTATGTTTCCTATTTCGTCTAAAGTTACAATTCCTTTGGCTATCTTAGTCATTTTCCAATTTGGACTATTTTCTAATATTCCAACTACTTTAAATATTTTCTCCTTTGTTTTGATATTTTGAGATTTATTTCTAATCTCTGATTTTTCATATTCATAGTTATAAAGTTTTTCATTAAGCTCTTCCTCAGCTTCCTCTCCTGTTTGATCATATAAAGTTAATGAAATATTTTCTCCTATCTGAGGTTTTTCCTTCATATCATTAACAATCCATTCTTCAATAGCTATTTCATTTTCTTTTTTAGGTAGTTTTCCCTTAACTATCTTCACATTTTCTTTCATTATATCAAGTATATCTTCATCATATCCAGCTACACTGATATAACCGGTTTCTAATGGTTTGGCAACTCCACCTTCCATTTTGATTCCAGCTCTATCAACTTTTAAATGATTTTTTATCTGTTTTAATGTATCTTTATCTGTGTCTTTAATACTAAAATGATAGAATCCAGTATTTTGTATAGTGTTTTGTATTTCCTTATTTTGCATAGTCAACATTAAGATACCTAGTCCTGTTATAAGGGCAACAGATGATATAACCCCCATTATTGTCAATATAGTTCTTTTCTTCTGAGCTTTTAAATATCTTAATGTAAGCTCTTGATACTTTTTCACTTACTTCACCATCCCATCTTCTATAGTTATAACTCTGTCTGCTTGCGATGCGATATTTGGATCATGCGTTATCATAACTAGTGTCTGTTTGTATTTTTTTACAGAAAGTTTTAAAAGTTCAATGACCTCTTTACTATTTTTACTATCTAAATTTCCTGTAGGTTCATCTGCAAATATTATTGATGGTTTATAAGCAAGTGCTCTACCTATAGATACTCTTTGCTGTTGTCCTCCTGATAATTGATTAGGAAAGTGATTCTTTCTACCTTTTAGTTCTAATATATTTATAAGTTCTTCTAAATAATTATTATCTATATTTTTATTATCCAAAATTAGTGGAAGTTTGATATTCTCTTCTGCTGTTAGTACAGGAATTAAATTATAAAATTGAAATATAAAACCTATTTTTCTTCTTCTAAATATAGATAATTCTTTCTCTGATAAATCGTATATTTTTGTATTGTTAATTACTACTTCTCCTGAAGTAGGTCTATCTAATCCACCTAATAAATGGAGTAACGTACTTTTACCTGAACCTGAAGGTCCAACTATAGCTATAAATTCTCCTTCGTTGATAGTTAAATTAACACTTTTTAATGCCTCTACCTTTGTTTCTCCTTTGCCATATATTTTACATAAGTCTATAGTC contains the following coding sequences:
- a CDS encoding ABC transporter ATP-binding protein, translated to MEILKTIDLCKIYGKGETKVEALKSVNLTINEGEFIAIVGPSGSGKSTLLHLLGGLDRPTSGEVVINNTKIYDLSEKELSIFRRRKIGFIFQFYNLIPVLTAEENIKLPLILDNKNIDNNYLEELINILELKGRKNHFPNQLSGGQQQRVSIGRALAYKPSIIFADEPTGNLDSKNSKEVIELLKLSVKKYKQTLVMITHDPNIASQADRVITIEDGMVK